From Kitasatospora sp. MAP12-44:
GATGCCGATGTCCGAGGCGCCCGGGTCGGAGAGCAGGCCGGTCTTGAAGACCATCGCGGCCAGCGCCAGCGAGACCTGGTCGGCCCGGGCGTTCAGGGTGGCGATGCCGACCAGGTCCCAGAGGGCCTCGATGGTGCGGGCGTTCTGCCCGTGCGCGCGCAGCCAGTCGCCGAAGGACGTCGCGTCCAGCGCCGGATCGGCCAGGTCGAGCCGCTGCAGCGCGAGCGCGCCGCGCACCACCCGCAGCCGGTCCGGCGCGGACAGGTGCGGGTACGTCGCCAGGCTGGCGGCCAGGTGCAGCGGCACCGGCAGCGCGGCGCGGCGCAGCCGACCGAGCCGTTGCCGCCCGCCCACCACCGCGAGCACCGGCACGTCCAGCCTGGGCTGGATCGCCACCTGGGCGCCGGCGCCCAGGCGCTCGATCAGGCCGCGATAGGCGGTGCAGCAGCGCAGGAAGACGTGCTGGCCGTTGTCGACCACCAGCTCACCGCGCCGGAACGAGAACGCCAGCCCGCCCAGGCGCGGCCTGCTCTCCAGCAGGGTGACCCGAAGGCCCGCCTCGGCCAGCCGCAGCGCCGCCGTCAGGCCGGCCAGGCCGCCACCGACCACCACGGCGGAGCGGATGCGAGTCTGTGTCCGCCCGGTCATCGGCCCTCCGCGCAGCTCGTGGTGCACTCCGTCCCCAGGGACAACACGCACATGATGCTGCGTGATTCCCCGCTGACAGCAGGTGACGGTGTGTGCGTGTGACTCAAGAACGGCCTCCGGCCAGGCCGGAGAGCGCGACGTACGCCTTCTCCCAACCGGGCAGCGAGACCCTGCCGCGCAGCACCGACTCCGGGTCGGCGGCGATCCGGCCGAGCAGGCGGTGGTAGATCCCCGCCATCGCGGCGGTGCAGGCGCGGCTGCGGCGGTCCAGCATCGGGAGCAGCCGCAGGCCCTCCTCGAAGTACCCCTGGGCACGCTCGGCCTGGAAGGCCACCAGGCCGGTGAAGTCGGCGCCCAGCGGCGGCGCGGGCAGCGCGAAGCCCTGCTCGCAGCCGAACCGGGCGAGGTCCTCGGACGGCAGGTAGGTCCGGCCGTTGACGGCGTCCTCGCGAAGGTCGCGCAGGATGTTGGTGAGCTGCAGGGCCAGGCCCAGGGTGTCGGCGTACTCGGCCCCGCGCTTGGGGTCCTCGCAGCCGTACACGCCCAGCGAGAGCCGCCCGATCGAGCCCGCGACGCAGCGGCAGTAGACCTTGAGGTCCTCGAAGGTGGCGTACTCGGCGCCGCGCAGGTCCATCTCGACGCCGTCGATCAGCTCGTCGAAGGCGTCCAGCGGGATCGGGAAGCGCCGGGCCGCGTCGGCCAGCGCGACCTTGATCGGGTCGGTGTCCTCCTCGGTGACCTCGCCGGCCCGGACCTCGTCCAGCAGGGCGCGGGTGGCGCTCAGCTGCTCGGTCTTGCGCTCGGGGGGCAGTTCGCCGTCGCCGATGTCATCGACCCGGCGGGCCAGCGCGTAGAGCGCGGACATCGCCAGTCGCTTGGGCTCCGGGAGCAGCCGGATGCCGTAGCTGAAATTGCGGGCCTGCAGGGCGGTGACCGCCTCGCAGTACCGGTACGCCGCCATGACCTGCGCCGACGCCAGTGGTGATGCCGCCACTCGGGCGCTCACCTTCCCTTCGCGAAAATGGCCGCCGCCTTCAACGCGAGGCGGCGCTTGTCGGGCTTCGGCTGCTGGGCCAGGACGTCGTACCCGGCGGCCTCGATGGCCGTCAGGGCCGCGTAACCGCCCGCGGTGAATCCTGCCAGGAGCAGTCGGAGCCTTCCCCGAACCGTACCCACCAGCGGAGCGCCGCGGTCGAGCAGGGTCCGCGCCCGGGCCGCCTCGAAGGCCACCAGCTCACGCACCCTGGGCGCGGCGGTGGGGGCGGCGAGGTCGTCCTCGGTGACGCCGAACCGCGCCATGTCCTCGGTGGGCAGGTAGATCCGGCCGCGGGCCAGGTCCTCCGCGACGTCCTGCAGGTGCTCGATCACCTGCAGCGCGCTGCAGACCTGGTCGGAGAGCTGCACGCGCTCCGGCGTCGAGACGTCGGCGATGGCCAGCACCAGGCGGCCGACCGGGTCGGCGGACAGTGTGCAGTAGCCGATCAGGTCCTCGAAGCTCGCGTAGCGGGCGACGGTCTGGTCCACCCGGTTCGCCTCGATCAGGCGGCGGAACGGATCGGGCGTGAGCGCGTGGCCGCCGACCAGCGGGACCAGGGCGCGCAGCAGCGGGTGATGCGGCTGCTCGGCCGTGGAACCGGGCAGCGCGGCCTCGAAGGCGCGGTCCAGGTCCCGCTCCAGGCCGTCCAGCAGACCCAGTCGGAAACTCACTTCATCGGACTGCTCCGAACGGGCGGCGGCACCCAGCAGCACGGCTGTCCCGGCCGGATCGGCCAGGTCCCCGTCCCCCGCGTCGTCGACCAGCCGGGCGAAACCGTAGACGGCCATCAGGTCGTCCCGCCAGGCGGCGGGCAGGAAAGCGGGAGCGACCGGGAAGTTCTCCCGGGCCGCCTTGTCCAGGGTGTCCCCCGCCGACCGGCTTTCTGAATGCGTCGAAGCCATTGGAACCGTCACTCCCCCGTTCTACACCGCTGTTGACCATGAAACCGATTCGGACACGCGCCCCCGAGCCGTGCACCCGCAGCAGCGGGCCCGACGGCTTCGGGCCCAGCCTGCCAGCCGTGGCAGCGTGCTGGAAGACCGGGTCCCGGCGCGCCGGGGGTGCTCACCCGCGCGGCGCACACGGCAGGGCCGGTGCCCGGGACGCCTCGCGTCCGGACACCGGCCCTGTCCCGCAGTGGGCGCCTCAGGGACGCTCGCCGCGCTCGTACATGCCGACCACCTCGTCGGTGGGGCCGTCCATGATGAGCTCGCCGGTCTCGATCCAGATGGTCCGCTCGCAGGTGTCCCGGATCGCGTTGTTGTTGTGGCTGACCAGGAAGACCGTGCCGGCCTCCTTGCGCAGCTCGCGGATCCGGGCCTCGCTGCGGCGCTGGAACGCCTGGTCGCCGGTGGAGAGCGCCTCGTCGATCAGCAGCACGTCGTGCGTCTTGGCCGCCGCGATGGAGAACCGCAGGCGGGCCGCCATGCCGGACGAGTAGGTGCGCATCGGCAGGTTGATGAACTCGCCCTTCTCGTTGATGCCCGAGAAGTCGACGATCTCCTGGTAGCGCGCCTTGACCTCGGCCGGGGACATCCCCATCGCGAGGCAGCCGAGCACCACGTTGCGCTCACCGGTGAGGTCGTCCATCAGCGCCGCGTTCACGCCCAGCAGCGAGGGCTGGCCGTCGGTGTAGATGCCGCCACGCTCGGTCGGCAGCAGGCCGGCGATCGCGGAGAGCATCGTGGACTTGCCCGAGCCGTTGGAACCGATCAGGCCGACGGCCTCGCCCTTGTAGGCCGTGAAGCTGATGCCGCGCACCGCGTGCACCTCGGTGATGGCGGGCGAGCGCTTCTTGGCGATCAGCCGGTTGAGCGCGGAGGTGGCGCTGCCCTTGCCGGCCGCGGCGCCGTGCACCTTGTAGACGATGTGCACATCGTCCACGACGACGGTGGGGATGCGGTGCTGCTTGGCGTTGGCGACTGCCTGGGCGTCGCGCGCCGCACGGTCGGTGATGGTCTCAGCCACGGCCGTACTCCTCCTCGGACTTCCAGAAGTAGACATACCCCAGAACGAACAGCACCACGGCCCAGCCGGCGGCGTAGTACCAGAGGTGGTGTCCGAGCGACTGGTGGTTGTGCGTGCTGGGGCTGTAGACGGACGGCAGCAGCGCGTTCCGGACCAGCTCCATGTACACCGAGGCCGGGTTTATCGTCATGATCAGCTTGACGTACGACGGCCAGCGGGCGCTGTTGCCCGAGATGCTGTACATCACGCCGGAGAGGTACATCCAGGTCCGCAGGATGAACGGCATGAGCTGGGACATGTCACTGGTCTTGGAGCCGATCCGGGCCATGATCAGCGACAGGCCGGTGTTGAACGCCGCCTGCATGATCAGAATCGGGATGACCAGCAGCCAGCTGGCGCTTATCGGCATGCCGAAGCCGAGCACGATGGCGACCAGCACGACCATCGAGATCAGCAGCTGCTGGAGCTGGATCACGGTGAAGGCGATCGGCAGGCAGGCCCGCGGGAAGTGCAGCGCCCGGATCAGCCAGAGGTTGTCCGAGATGGCCCGGGTGCCGGACTGCACAGCGCTCTGGGTGAACTGGAAGATGAACACACCGGTGCAGAGCCACGGAATGTAGTGCGGCACCTTGTTGCCGGCCAGGATCAGACCGAAGACCAGGTAGAACACGGCGCAGTTCAGCAGCGGAGTCACGACCTGCCAGACCTGGCCCAGCTTCGCCGTGGTGTACTGCGCGACCAGGCGGGCGGTCGCGAAGGCCACGATGAAGTGCCGGCGCTGCCAGAGCTGCTTGGTGTAGGCCACCAGTCCGGGCCGGGCGCCGCTGACCTTCAGCCCGTACTTGTCCGCGAGCTGCTTCTGGCTCAGTCCGGCATCAACACCTCCCGGGGCGGAGAGGTTGATCGTTTCACTCACTGTCGACACATTCGTCCTTCACGGATTCGGAAGTCCGGCTGCTGGCCGGGGGCAGGCGCCGGTCTTTCGACTGGAAGATCCCTGCGGATCACGGGGGAGGTTTGGCCGACGGGAAGCCTGTACAGGATCCCGTCAGCCGGTGCGATCAGATGACCGGCGGTCTGCCCAACCGGGTCAATCGCCATACAGTACGCCATCGCATGGGCCGTCGCTCACCGCATGGTGTACGCCAACCCGCCCGGAAACCCGCCCACCAGGCCTTGAAAGCCGACCCCGAGGGACGGCGGGCGAGAGTGAGCAGCAACCAGGTGCACAGATAGAGAGGCACCAACAGGGCCGGAAGGTTCCGTCGGGCGAGCCACACCCGGTTGCGGGCCACATTGTGGAAGTACGTGGCGTGCCGGGCGGGCGAGGTGGCGGGG
This genomic window contains:
- the hpnC gene encoding squalene synthase HpnC, whose product is MASTHSESRSAGDTLDKAARENFPVAPAFLPAAWRDDLMAVYGFARLVDDAGDGDLADPAGTAVLLGAAARSEQSDEVSFRLGLLDGLERDLDRAFEAALPGSTAEQPHHPLLRALVPLVGGHALTPDPFRRLIEANRVDQTVARYASFEDLIGYCTLSADPVGRLVLAIADVSTPERVQLSDQVCSALQVIEHLQDVAEDLARGRIYLPTEDMARFGVTEDDLAAPTAAPRVRELVAFEAARARTLLDRGAPLVGTVRGRLRLLLAGFTAGGYAALTAIEAAGYDVLAQQPKPDKRRLALKAAAIFAKGR
- a CDS encoding ABC transporter permease — protein: MSETINLSAPGGVDAGLSQKQLADKYGLKVSGARPGLVAYTKQLWQRRHFIVAFATARLVAQYTTAKLGQVWQVVTPLLNCAVFYLVFGLILAGNKVPHYIPWLCTGVFIFQFTQSAVQSGTRAISDNLWLIRALHFPRACLPIAFTVIQLQQLLISMVVLVAIVLGFGMPISASWLLVIPILIMQAAFNTGLSLIMARIGSKTSDMSQLMPFILRTWMYLSGVMYSISGNSARWPSYVKLIMTINPASVYMELVRNALLPSVYSPSTHNHQSLGHHLWYYAAGWAVVLFVLGYVYFWKSEEEYGRG
- the hpnD gene encoding presqualene diphosphate synthase HpnD, yielding MAAYRYCEAVTALQARNFSYGIRLLPEPKRLAMSALYALARRVDDIGDGELPPERKTEQLSATRALLDEVRAGEVTEEDTDPIKVALADAARRFPIPLDAFDELIDGVEMDLRGAEYATFEDLKVYCRCVAGSIGRLSLGVYGCEDPKRGAEYADTLGLALQLTNILRDLREDAVNGRTYLPSEDLARFGCEQGFALPAPPLGADFTGLVAFQAERAQGYFEEGLRLLPMLDRRSRACTAAMAGIYHRLLGRIAADPESVLRGRVSLPGWEKAYVALSGLAGGRS
- a CDS encoding ABC transporter ATP-binding protein; amino-acid sequence: MAETITDRAARDAQAVANAKQHRIPTVVVDDVHIVYKVHGAAAGKGSATSALNRLIAKKRSPAITEVHAVRGISFTAYKGEAVGLIGSNGSGKSTMLSAIAGLLPTERGGIYTDGQPSLLGVNAALMDDLTGERNVVLGCLAMGMSPAEVKARYQEIVDFSGINEKGEFINLPMRTYSSGMAARLRFSIAAAKTHDVLLIDEALSTGDQAFQRRSEARIRELRKEAGTVFLVSHNNNAIRDTCERTIWIETGELIMDGPTDEVVGMYERGERP